GCCTTCTCCCTGTCGCATCCGGTCTGACTCATGACCAGGTCGACATCGGATGCTGCGAACGTCACCTCGGGCTCTGAGGATCCCTCATCGGAGCCACCCAGCGGCCTGACGGTCTCGGGACCGCTGACCTGATAGCTCTTCTGTCCGCCCATCTCGACGCAGATGACGTCGGCACCCTTGAGCACGATCTCGTTCGTCCTGGTCCTGATTATGACCTCGGTGACGTCCTCGAGACTGTTCTGCTTGATGCCCATCTGTTTCATCGCCTTCTGCATCTGGCGAGGGTTCATTCTCATTCCGCCCATGGTATCCTCATCCTATGACGTTTATTTAAAAAGTATTTTCAAATGCTTTCCTTGACTGCGGCCACCAATGCTGACAGGACCTCGTCAGCTTTCTCCACGTCGGGGACTCCTCCCTGTGCGAAGTCGGGCTTCCCTCCGCCGCGTCCTCCGAACCTTCCCAGGACGTCTGAGATGACGGCCTTGCAATCTACCTTCGGGTTTCCGGATGCGAGCATGACCGACAGTGTCTCCGACACGGATACGAATGCTCCGATACCGCCTTTGGATCTGATCGATTCCATGGTGTCGTTCATGACATTCCTGTCCGCTCCAGGAAGGATGGCCGAGTACAGAGCTGTGCCGTTGACGTCCTCCGGCGAGAGATGCGACACCATCCTCTTGGTAGCATCCCTCAGGAGCCTGTTCTTGACCTCCAGCTCCTGCTTCATGTTGGATACGGCCTTCGCTGCATCCTCGTTCTTGCAGCCTATGACATCGATGACCTCCAACGCTACGTTGGACAGTGCTACTGCAGATTGCTTGGCGGCCTCTCCGACCTTGAAGTGGATCTCGTATCCTTCCTTTCCGGCCTTTACCTTGCGGTCGACGACCAGCATCTCCAGTTCGGATGTCTCTAGGACGTGCACCCCGCTGCATGCGGAATAGTCGATATCGCCTATGGCGACGACGGTGATCTCCTCATCCTCTCCGATCCTGTCCAGCTTGATCCTGACCTTCTCCAGTTCCGGATCGTCCCTGTCCATGATGCTGTGGGTGATGGAATGGTTGTCCCTGATGGCCTGGTTGGCGAAGTCCTCGGCCTTCCTGATCTGCTCCCAGGTCAGGTCCCTGTCCACGATGACGTACTTGGTCTCAGGCGAGATGAAGATCTTCACGATGCTGAGCTCCTCGCACTGCCTCTTCAGTGAACCGAAGAGCAGATGCTCCCCTGTGTGGCCCTGCATGAGGTCGTAGCGTCTGTTCCAGTCCACCTGGCACCAAACGGTGTCGCCGACGTGGAGATCGTTCCCTGGGCACTTGTGGACGATGTCATTGTCCTTGTTGTATGAGACTTCGGTGACCTTGCAGTTGGCGATGCTGCCGGTATCGCAGACCTGGCCGCCCCCGCCGGGGTAGAATGCTGTGCAGTCGAGGATAACATCGTCCCCATCCACAGCGGCAACATGTGCCTCGAAGTCGAAAATGTACCCATCATGCCTGAAGATCTCGTCGGTCATCGTATCGGATTTCGCGGATGCGGTCGGTTCTAATAAAACAGATGGTCATCCGACTATAGGTCTGTAACTAACGTGAGATAATCAAGAATGACAGGTAGATTCTATAACCATGCATTGCATTCGTGCCTTTATGATCTGCCCAAACTGTGGAAGACAAATGAGTGATGGAGAATTATTCTGCACTGGGTGTGGGATGAGGTTGAACAACGCACCAGGCTATGGGGCAGCCCCCATATATTCAGCACCACCAGTATATGATGCACAGAATCAGCAAAACGACCCTGATAAGCCTGTCAATCCATCCAAGGCAGTCCCGTTGATATTGGGATTTTTCTTTGGTCTTTTTGGAGTATTATTGGCAGTGCTCACGTACAACGGGAACTATGGGAAGTACACCCGTAATCCAACGGTGAACGCATTGTTATGGAGTATAATCGGAACATTGATCCAGATACCTATAATTCTCGCGTTATACTACCTGGTAATAATGCCCATGATTTCCAGTTTGTTCGGTATGTGAAATCACTGAATAAATCGACGGCTCTGCCGTCTTCTTCCCACACATGGCTGTGGATGGAGACACCATCCACAGCGGTCATATGTGTTTCTAAGTCGAATGTACCCGTCATGCCTGAAGATCTCGTTGCTACCGCATCTGTCCTTGCGATATAGAATCGGATAACGAGGGTGATGACATGATAGTTTACAGCGACTTTTTGTGAATTCTCAAGGATAGCATTATATCCTCATATGAAATCGATACAATGTTCCTGAAGGATTTAGGCCCCTGAAGGGGCCTTGGTTCTCAAAGGAACCATCTTAGCAATTCGGACATTGTCCGGATTGCCGAGAGGACGAGGGAAACGAATTCGAACTTGGTTCCCCTGTCCTCTTCCTTTGCAGGTATTTAATCACCTCCTAAGGATTAGGTACGGGCAAACAGTCCGGTCGCGATAGGAAGTCCTTCGCGACGGACTTCCTTCCCCGCCCATTAGGATACTGGGGTTTCCAAGATTTAATGACCATAAGGGCTTTCTACGGTCTATAGATTGCGACCCCCTGGCCGTTATTTAAACGAAGGATCTATCGGCAAATCCGCGATCGTTTCGTGCAATACTCGCTTCCAATCCCCTTTTATAATACTTTATTAGTAGCGTGCGATAGTTAGAGGCGCTCTCATGAGAAGAACGAACACCTGTGGTGAGCTTAGGGTTTCCGACATCGGAAAGAAGGTTTGCCTGCAGGGATGGGTCAGGTTCTCCAGGGACCACGGCGGGGTGCAGTTCATCGACCTTGCCGATAGGTACGGGATAACCCAGGTCGTCTTCGACCCTCAGGACCTTCCCGCCGGCACGGATGCAAAGAAGATCGCGGATGTGATGAATACCTTCACCCGCGAATGCGTCATTTCCATCGATGGTACCGTAAGGAATAGGGTCGAGGGGACCGAGGATGCCAGGAATCCCACCGGACAGATCGAGGTGCTCATCACCGGAGCGGAGCTCCTGAACACTTGTGCCATACCCCCGTTCGAGATCGGGGACCAGAAGGAAGGAGTCCTTCCCAACGAGGACACCAGGCTCAAGTACAGGTACCTGGACCTCAGGAGGACCGAGATGATTCAGTCCATGGTCTTCAGATCCAAGCTGGTCCATCTTGCCAGGCAGTATCTGGAGCAGAACGGTTTCCTTGAGATCGAGACCCCCATCCTGGGAAGGTCCACGCCCGAGGGAGCTAGGGACTACATCGTGCCCTCGAGGGTGCACCCCGGAACGTTCTACGCGCTCCCCCAGTCGCCACAGCAGTTCAAGCAGATGCTGATGGTCGCATCTATGGACCGTTACTATCAGGTTGCCAGATGCTTCCGTGACGAGGATTCAAGGAAGGACCGTCAGCCTGAGTTCACGCAGCTGGACCTCGAGATGTCCTTCGTGGACATGAAGGACATCCAGGACATGATGGAGGGCCTGATGGCCTACATCTGGAAAGGCCTGTACGACGAGGAGCTCAAGACGCCCTTCCCCCACATCGGATACAGGGACGCCATGGAGAGGTTCGGATCCGACAAGCCCGATATGAGGTACGGGCTGGAGTTCGTCAAGCTCACGGAGGTCGTGAAGGACGCTCCGTACAAGATCTTCCAGAACATTCTGGCCAACGGCGGGATCGTCGCAGGAATCAATCTCAAGGCCGATATCGCCGGCGACAAGGTCGGAAGGAACGATGTCGACCGTTACATCGCATACGCGAAGAAGGTCGGACTCGGAGGACTCACATGGATGAGGTGCGTCAACGGGCAGCTGGAATCCAACATCGTCAAGTACTTCACGCCGGAGATCCTGGAGAACATCAAGAAGACCATGGGCGCCGAGGAGGGCGACCTGATATTCATTATCGCAGGGCCCTGGAAGGCCACCTACGAGAGCGGAGGATTCCTCAGGAAGAAGATCGCTGAGGATCTCGGACTCGTTCCGGACAATGTATTCCAGTTCTTCTGGATGGACGACTGTCCCATGTTCGAGATCGATCCCGTATCCGGGAAGTACGACGCGTTCCACCACCCGTTCGTGCTGCCGACCAACGACCTCAACGACGAGTACGTCGGAGGAGCATGCTTCGACCTCTGCCTGAACGGCAACGAGCTCGGATCCGGTTCGCTCCGTATCCACAACGCCGAGAAGCAGATCGAGGTCTTCCACAAGCTCGGTCTGGACGATGAGAGGATCGAGAGGAACTTCGGTTACTTCGTGGAGATGCTCAGCTACGGTGCGCCGCCCCACGGAGGTATCGCCATCGGTATTGACAGGATCTGTGCGATCCTTCTCAACAAGGACTCCATTAGGGACGTCATAGCATTCCCCAAGAACAAGAGGGCAGTATCCCTCCTGGATGGTTCCCCATCCAAGGTGGACGACGACAAGCTGGAAGAGCTCCAGATCATCTCCCTCGCAGGAGAGGACCTCGACCTTTCGGAGTACGAGGACCTCCCCGAGGAGTGAAAACATTTCAGGGGCTCAGGCCCCTTTCTCTACTTTCTTCAACCTGTATCCTGCGGTAACCGATAGGATCGGAAGTTCTATCAGCGGTGCGATTACCAGCACCAACAGCAGCAATGTAGCGTCAGGGAAAGCCGCCACTGCAATCGCGAGGGACAGTGGGGAGTTCCTTGCCATGCTGGTGAACACAAGGGAAGTGGTGTCCGCCGTGTCGAACCTCTGCAATCTGGATACGAATGTCGCTACGACGTAGTTCACGGCGAAGAACACCAGCAGCGGGACTATGAGCGCTATGAACAGCTCAAGATGGCCCATCAGCTCAGCGCTCTCGGATGCGAACATGGCCGCGATGGCCAAGCACAGGAAGAATAGCTGAAGGTTGTCTCCGTTTTCGCTAATTCTAGAACCAAGATAGGCGACCTTTTGGACCTTCGCCCCCACTATTTTCAAGACGATGGCAGCGGTCAGAGGGATCACCAATACCACGATCATGCTCCATAGAAGACCGGGTATGTCCATGTCCACCTGTGTGTTGAAGAATATGAGCAGGTACACCGGCATCAGGACGATCTGCAGGATCAGGTTCAGAGGCAGAAGGGAGCTGCTCAGGGGAACGTTTCCTTTGGCCATAGCGGTGAAAACCAGATACCAATCCGTGCAGGGTGTGACAAGGAGCATCACCAGTCCGATCCTGACATCGATCTCCGCGAACATCAGCCCTAGCAGCAATGAGAATACGGGCGTCCAGACGAAGTTGATCGTCAGGGCCGTCAGGGTGAAGTGCCTGTTGGAGAAGGATTTCCCGATATCCCTGATGCTGACGCACATGAACACGAAGAACAGCATCACCATCAGGAACGGCTCTATCAGGAGCGAAGCGTCGGAACAGTCGGACAGCATCCCTGCCGCCAGGCCGATTATCGCCGCGGACAGCATGATAAGCGGATGCAGGAACGCACTGTTCATACTGACCAATCGATTAGCAAGTAGAAAAAAAGTGAGTAACAATTATGTCTAACATGACGATTCACCGCCATGGAAAACAAAAGCATCTTGACGTTGATTGCGGTCGTCGTCATAATAGAGGTCATCCTCGCCGGTGCGGTAATCTACATTCTGTCGGATCACGGTCAGACCGAATACACATTGTATATCGGCCTCAACGATTCGGTGACAGGCGAGGACTACGATCCGGTGGAGGCGGCCGAATGGGTGGACGAGATCGTCCTGAAGTACATGGGCGGCCTCACCCGCTACAATGCGGATGGAGCATACACCTATGACGACGGAAACATCGCCCACGAGCAGAGCCTGGTCTACTACCTGACCGATGTTTCCTACGAGGATGTCCACAAGATCTGCGACGAGGTCAAGGACCTGCTTCACCAGTCAAGCATCCTGATCTCGATCGGCAAACCGAAAATAGAGTTCTATTGAAACAGATGGTGCGGGCCTCATGACCCGCCCATCAAATTTTATTGTTTACAGGAAGGTGACGGTCTCTTCCAGTGGTTTCCTGGATGCGTGCATCGGTCCAGGCTTGCAATCGTCTGCAGGGTATCCGAGGGGCAGGAGGTTATAGACTGTTTCGTCCTCGGGGAGGTTGAACACCTCTTTCACCTTCTGGGGGTCGAACCAGCCGACCCAGCATGTTCCCAGACCGAGAGCATGCGCCTGGAGCATCATCTCGTCGGTAACGATGGCGGCATCGGTCTCTCCGCGGTTCAGTTTGGAGAAGTGACTGATCCACTCGAGGTCCTTCTTCATTGCGATTATCAAAACAATGGGCGCATCGAAATGCATGCACCATTCCTTATCGAACTTCTTCCTCTGCTCGGGGGACCTGACCACATAGATGTGTTGCCCCTGCATGTTCTTGGCGGTGGGAGCGAGCCTTCCAGCCTCCAGAATCTTGTTCAGAACAGCGTCCTCCACGGGCTTGTCGCTGTACTTCCTGACCGAGTATCTTGAGTTGATCACGTCTTCGAATTGCATGAAGAACCATGGGTATCTTTAGATAAAGAATATCTAGCCGAAAGATCACAATCAAAGGCAGTTTAATCCAGATGCGCCTTTTCAAACTGAGATGCCCATTGTTCTATGTATTCTTCTTTGATCTTTATCATCTCATTTCTGATCGGTACGTCGATTTCTTCGGATAGTCTGATCACAGTTTCTGTTGTGTACGTAACCCATGGTGATACGTAGGCCCTATACTGAGATCTTATCTCGTTCAGAACAGTGGTCCAGTCAAAATCATGAGAGAAAATCAGTCTGAGACAATCTTCATAATCGTTGGTTCTTTCAGTTACGGATTTGAAAACAAAAATATCCTCTGAACTGCATGTAAATAGACGGGTTTTATCATATGCTATTCATAATGTAGAGCGATCCGCCATGCCATCTGAAAGCCCGAGCATTCCGCAGACTCTCGACTCGAAGATATCAATCCGATAATCATCCAAAGAAAGCATGTCTGAAATGTTAGTTCTCTCCATTCCTGGGGTTGGCCTTATGGATTCAAATCCCATGTTCTTAAGAGCTGAAATCAGAGCATCATAGGATTCCTTGGAACGCACTACAAAATCGACATCTTTGGTCTTTTTCTTTGACTTGTTGTAAAGCATAGCGCCACCGCCGATCAAGTATATGTCCGCAGGGCGATCTATAAACGAATCTATGTCTCTGATGAGTTTTTCGATCTGTGAGGTGTTCTCGATCATCCTTCCACCGTCCACAGTCTGTCGTTCAGATCTTGGAGAGACGGCCATCTCTCTATACGCTCACCTGACAATATGCGGTTGTGGATGTCGACAAACTCCTTTGGAGGGTTAAGCTTATCTTCGTTTTTCATGTAGAAGAGTTCAGCGGCCATACGGAGTCTTGTGCTATCTTCATGCTCCGCTATTTTCAATGCATCGTTGAATATCTCCTCTAGAGAAAGTTCACCATATTCTGTCGTACAATAAACGTCATCGAATACCCAACCA
The nucleotide sequence above comes from Methanomassiliicoccales archaeon LGM-RCC1. Encoded proteins:
- a CDS encoding nascent polypeptide-associated complex protein — encoded protein: MGGMRMNPRQMQKAMKQMGIKQNSLEDVTEVIIRTRTNEIVLKGADVICVEMGGQKSYQVSGPETVRPLGGSDEGSSEPEVTFAASDVDLVMSQTGCDREKAIAALTATDGQPAEAILKIMTE
- a CDS encoding DHHA1 domain-containing protein — protein: MTDEIFRHDGYIFDFEAHVAAVDGDDVILDCTAFYPGGGGQVCDTGSIANCKVTEVSYNKDNDIVHKCPGNDLHVGDTVWCQVDWNRRYDLMQGHTGEHLLFGSLKRQCEELSIVKIFISPETKYVIVDRDLTWEQIRKAEDFANQAIRDNHSITHSIMDRDDPELEKVRIKLDRIGEDEEITVVAIGDIDYSACSGVHVLETSELEMLVVDRKVKAGKEGYEIHFKVGEAAKQSAVALSNVALEVIDVIGCKNEDAAKAVSNMKQELEVKNRLLRDATKRMVSHLSPEDVNGTALYSAILPGADRNVMNDTMESIRSKGGIGAFVSVSETLSVMLASGNPKVDCKAVISDVLGRFGGRGGGKPDFAQGGVPDVEKADEVLSALVAAVKESI
- a CDS encoding zinc ribbon domain-containing protein, with the translated sequence MICPNCGRQMSDGELFCTGCGMRLNNAPGYGAAPIYSAPPVYDAQNQQNDPDKPVNPSKAVPLILGFFFGLFGVLLAVLTYNGNYGKYTRNPTVNALLWSIIGTLIQIPIILALYYLVIMPMISSLFGM
- the aspS gene encoding aspartate--tRNA ligase, with the translated sequence MRRTNTCGELRVSDIGKKVCLQGWVRFSRDHGGVQFIDLADRYGITQVVFDPQDLPAGTDAKKIADVMNTFTRECVISIDGTVRNRVEGTEDARNPTGQIEVLITGAELLNTCAIPPFEIGDQKEGVLPNEDTRLKYRYLDLRRTEMIQSMVFRSKLVHLARQYLEQNGFLEIETPILGRSTPEGARDYIVPSRVHPGTFYALPQSPQQFKQMLMVASMDRYYQVARCFRDEDSRKDRQPEFTQLDLEMSFVDMKDIQDMMEGLMAYIWKGLYDEELKTPFPHIGYRDAMERFGSDKPDMRYGLEFVKLTEVVKDAPYKIFQNILANGGIVAGINLKADIAGDKVGRNDVDRYIAYAKKVGLGGLTWMRCVNGQLESNIVKYFTPEILENIKKTMGAEEGDLIFIIAGPWKATYESGGFLRKKIAEDLGLVPDNVFQFFWMDDCPMFEIDPVSGKYDAFHHPFVLPTNDLNDEYVGGACFDLCLNGNELGSGSLRIHNAEKQIEVFHKLGLDDERIERNFGYFVEMLSYGAPPHGGIAIGIDRICAILLNKDSIRDVIAFPKNKRAVSLLDGSPSKVDDDKLEELQIISLAGEDLDLSEYEDLPEE
- a CDS encoding arsenic resistance protein; the protein is MNSAFLHPLIMLSAAIIGLAAGMLSDCSDASLLIEPFLMVMLFFVFMCVSIRDIGKSFSNRHFTLTALTINFVWTPVFSLLLGLMFAEIDVRIGLVMLLVTPCTDWYLVFTAMAKGNVPLSSSLLPLNLILQIVLMPVYLLIFFNTQVDMDIPGLLWSMIVVLVIPLTAAIVLKIVGAKVQKVAYLGSRISENGDNLQLFFLCLAIAAMFASESAELMGHLELFIALIVPLLVFFAVNYVVATFVSRLQRFDTADTTSLVFTSMARNSPLSLAIAVAAFPDATLLLLVLVIAPLIELPILSVTAGYRLKKVEKGA
- a CDS encoding DUF3574 domain-containing protein, translating into MENKSILTLIAVVVIIEVILAGAVIYILSDHGQTEYTLYIGLNDSVTGEDYDPVEAAEWVDEIVLKYMGGLTRYNADGAYTYDDGNIAHEQSLVYYLTDVSYEDVHKICDEVKDLLHQSSILISIGKPKIEFY
- a CDS encoding nitroreductase family protein, with amino-acid sequence MQFEDVINSRYSVRKYSDKPVEDAVLNKILEAGRLAPTAKNMQGQHIYVVRSPEQRKKFDKEWCMHFDAPIVLIIAMKKDLEWISHFSKLNRGETDAAIVTDEMMLQAHALGLGTCWVGWFDPQKVKEVFNLPEDETVYNLLPLGYPADDCKPGPMHASRKPLEETVTFL